The following proteins come from a genomic window of Sander vitreus isolate 19-12246 chromosome 14, sanVit1, whole genome shotgun sequence:
- the hepacam2 gene encoding HEPACAM family member 2 isoform X1, whose amino-acid sequence MEATGRTALYVCSALFILTEVSSELIHIPSSVHHGIEGKSMLLSVETRFPLDDVELQGTWSYTRPSGSRTTLVTFTKETSIPDMMYRNHLLFREPNVSLLILKLNQDNEGDYYLKLNIAFHNKTGLVIKEERTVHVTVDVPVSTPVIEKRPSYAVVEDKANVTWTCSVERGTRVVFHWLRDNVALGPSDRYHFSQDNSTLLINPVRKDDKGTYHCVASNAVSQGQHSRAVELNVYYGPYNLEVNSGQGLRTGEVFTINPGELVFFECQADSNPPNSYVWIAKSRNATQVITEGPRLEVLSYRLAQAEEYLCRAFNNVTQKQDEAQFTLVVASLGTGKEKHTQEGSSVSPLAAITVCSLFFIGFILLFFLRRTCHPKRVLMSIYNRPLSEEKRPHRSGKLLLVKGHEDATEDFGIYEFVSIPGKMESAQASCRSLSRLESVQDMHTTIYDVIRHVPETPSHSLLK is encoded by the exons AAGTCAGCTCTGAGTTAATCCACATACCTTCATCTGTCCATCATGGTATTGAAGGGAAGTCAATGCTCCTGTCTGTTGAGACTCGCTTCCCACTGGATGACGTTGAGCTCCAGGGAACTTGGTCCTACACCAGGCCAAGCGGCAGCAGAACCACATTGGTGACGTTTACCAAAGAAACCTCAATCCCTGACATGATGTATCGCAACCACCTGCTCTTTAGAGAACCCAATGTGTCTTTGCTAATCCTGAAATTAAACCAGGACAATGAAGGGGATTACTACTTGAAACTCAACATAGCGTTTCACAACAAGACAGGACTGGTTATAAAGGAGGAGAGAACTGTGCATGTAACAGTGGATG TCCCTGTGTCCACTCCTGTCATTGAGAAGAGGCCATCATATGCAGTTGTTGAGGACAAGGCAAACGTAACCTGGACTTGTTCTGTCGAAAGAGGAACAAGAGTTGTGTTCCACTGGCTAAGGGACAATGTCGCACTTGGCCCCAGTGACAGATACCACTTCTCCCAAGACAACTCTACATTGTTAATCAATCCTGTGAGAAAAGACGACAAGGGAACTTACCACTGTGTGGCCAGCAACGCTGTCAGCCAGGGTCAGCACAGCAGGGCCGTGGAACTCAATGTCTATT ATGGCCCCTACAACCTGGAGGTGAACTCAGGCCAGGGCCTGCGAACAGGAGAAGTGTTCACTATCAACCCTGGAGAGCTGGTCTTCTTTGAATGCCAGGCTGACTCCAACCCACCCAACAGCTACGTCTGGATCGCTAAGAGCCGCAACGCCACCCAGGTCATCACTGAGGGCCCGCGGCTGGAGGTGCTCTCCTATAGACTGGCCCAGGCTGAAGAGTACCTGTGCCGTGCCTTCAACAATGTGACCCAAAAGCAGGACGAGGCCCAGTTCACACTGGTGGTGGCCAGCTTAGGAACAG GGAAAGAGAAGCACACCCAGGAGGGCAGCTCTGTTTCCCCTCTGGCAGCCATTACTGTCTGCTCATTGTTCTTCATTGGCTTTATACTGCTGTTCTTCCTCAGGAGAACCTGCCATCCTAAGAGAG TGCTTATGAGCATTTACAACAG ACCCCTTTCAGAGGAGAAACGACCACATCGTTCAGGTAAGCTACTGCTTGTTAAAG GTCATGAAGATGCAACAGAAGACTTTGGCATCTACGAGTTTGTCTCCATACCTGGGAAGATGGAATCTGCACAG GCATCGTGCAGATCCCTGTCTCGCCTCGAGTCAGTTCAGGATATGCACACCACCATCTACGATGTGATCAGACATGTTCCTGAAACCCCAAGTCACAGTTTGCTTAAGTAA
- the hepacam2 gene encoding HEPACAM family member 2 isoform X2: MEATGRTALYVCSALFILTEVSSELIHIPSSVHHGIEGKSMLLSVETRFPLDDVELQGTWSYTRPSGSRTTLVTFTKETSIPDMMYRNHLLFREPNVSLLILKLNQDNEGDYYLKLNIAFHNKTGLVIKEERTVHVTVDVPVSTPVIEKRPSYAVVEDKANVTWTCSVERGTRVVFHWLRDNVALGPSDRYHFSQDNSTLLINPVRKDDKGTYHCVASNAVSQGQHSRAVELNVYYGPYNLEVNSGQGLRTGEVFTINPGELVFFECQADSNPPNSYVWIAKSRNATQVITEGPRLEVLSYRLAQAEEYLCRAFNNVTQKQDEAQFTLVVASLGTGKEKHTQEGSSVSPLAAITVCSLFFIGFILLFFLRRTCHPKRVLMSIYNRPLSEEKRPHRSGHEDATEDFGIYEFVSIPGKMESAQASCRSLSRLESVQDMHTTIYDVIRHVPETPSHSLLK; this comes from the exons AAGTCAGCTCTGAGTTAATCCACATACCTTCATCTGTCCATCATGGTATTGAAGGGAAGTCAATGCTCCTGTCTGTTGAGACTCGCTTCCCACTGGATGACGTTGAGCTCCAGGGAACTTGGTCCTACACCAGGCCAAGCGGCAGCAGAACCACATTGGTGACGTTTACCAAAGAAACCTCAATCCCTGACATGATGTATCGCAACCACCTGCTCTTTAGAGAACCCAATGTGTCTTTGCTAATCCTGAAATTAAACCAGGACAATGAAGGGGATTACTACTTGAAACTCAACATAGCGTTTCACAACAAGACAGGACTGGTTATAAAGGAGGAGAGAACTGTGCATGTAACAGTGGATG TCCCTGTGTCCACTCCTGTCATTGAGAAGAGGCCATCATATGCAGTTGTTGAGGACAAGGCAAACGTAACCTGGACTTGTTCTGTCGAAAGAGGAACAAGAGTTGTGTTCCACTGGCTAAGGGACAATGTCGCACTTGGCCCCAGTGACAGATACCACTTCTCCCAAGACAACTCTACATTGTTAATCAATCCTGTGAGAAAAGACGACAAGGGAACTTACCACTGTGTGGCCAGCAACGCTGTCAGCCAGGGTCAGCACAGCAGGGCCGTGGAACTCAATGTCTATT ATGGCCCCTACAACCTGGAGGTGAACTCAGGCCAGGGCCTGCGAACAGGAGAAGTGTTCACTATCAACCCTGGAGAGCTGGTCTTCTTTGAATGCCAGGCTGACTCCAACCCACCCAACAGCTACGTCTGGATCGCTAAGAGCCGCAACGCCACCCAGGTCATCACTGAGGGCCCGCGGCTGGAGGTGCTCTCCTATAGACTGGCCCAGGCTGAAGAGTACCTGTGCCGTGCCTTCAACAATGTGACCCAAAAGCAGGACGAGGCCCAGTTCACACTGGTGGTGGCCAGCTTAGGAACAG GGAAAGAGAAGCACACCCAGGAGGGCAGCTCTGTTTCCCCTCTGGCAGCCATTACTGTCTGCTCATTGTTCTTCATTGGCTTTATACTGCTGTTCTTCCTCAGGAGAACCTGCCATCCTAAGAGAG TGCTTATGAGCATTTACAACAG ACCCCTTTCAGAGGAGAAACGACCACATCGTTCAG GTCATGAAGATGCAACAGAAGACTTTGGCATCTACGAGTTTGTCTCCATACCTGGGAAGATGGAATCTGCACAG GCATCGTGCAGATCCCTGTCTCGCCTCGAGTCAGTTCAGGATATGCACACCACCATCTACGATGTGATCAGACATGTTCCTGAAACCCCAAGTCACAGTTTGCTTAAGTAA